In Synechococcus sp. RS9909, one genomic interval encodes:
- a CDS encoding DUF2301 domain-containing membrane protein, which translates to MSMSEPSASALEQDIFEGVYGRYRITAEDAREVQRYRQSLLLCGIAFAGGMGQWMTWGPAHVGLWLLPLATGLGLALHWIHIYLRPLHRALQGLWGIGCVGLSWLALQSGSEPMLASVRAEPVWIWAIGPFFAALAGVGFKEFFCFRRPEAIGLTLLLPLALLGHLSGLMGAAMSGGLLALAAVLQLVLALRKFGGPAAADVGDKSVFAYLEAQRMAGSA; encoded by the coding sequence ATGAGCATGAGTGAGCCATCCGCCAGTGCCCTTGAACAAGACATATTCGAAGGGGTCTACGGCCGCTACCGCATCACCGCTGAGGATGCCCGAGAGGTTCAGCGCTACCGGCAATCGCTGCTGCTGTGCGGGATCGCCTTTGCCGGCGGCATGGGGCAATGGATGACCTGGGGGCCAGCCCATGTGGGGCTCTGGCTTCTGCCGCTGGCCACGGGTCTCGGCCTGGCCCTGCACTGGATTCACATCTATCTACGACCGTTGCACCGCGCGCTCCAGGGTCTCTGGGGGATCGGCTGCGTCGGCCTGAGCTGGCTGGCACTGCAGAGCGGTTCGGAACCGATGCTCGCCAGCGTCAGGGCCGAACCGGTGTGGATCTGGGCGATCGGCCCCTTCTTCGCCGCCCTGGCCGGGGTGGGCTTCAAGGAGTTCTTCTGCTTCCGCCGCCCTGAAGCGATCGGCCTCACCCTGCTCTTGCCCCTGGCCCTGCTGGGGCATCTGAGCGGCCTGATGGGTGCGGCGATGAGCGGCGGTCTCCTGGCGCTGGCGGCCGTTCTGCAACTGGTGCTGGCCCTGCGCAAATTCGGGGGGCCGGCTGCCGCGGATGTGGGCGATAAGAGCGTGTTTGCTTATCTGGAAGCACAGCGGATGGCCGGGAGCGCGTGA
- a CDS encoding glutathione S-transferase C-terminal domain-containing protein: MAIPPAIVAGARAGWHWQWKRLMQGLAPADAAGHYRRPASDRSVVAAPDPADLAGRSGATLPRLIVGRSCPWAHRTWLVHRLRRLDSTLTLLMARADHRKGLWRLDPAWLHCDTLLQLYQHCGCPPSHRATVPALVDPGRNDKHPARLLGNDSAGLCLALNRWPAPQDAPDLAPEPQRAAIERWQTLLQPRVNDGVYRCGFARTQAAYDQASAALFEALQEVEQALSGAGPWLCGDQLTLADVRLFPTLIRWEAVYAPLFGCSAQPLWTLPALWRWRQRFYALPGVADTCDASIWRQDYFGALFPLHPSGIVPAGFELSKLVKAVPPE; the protein is encoded by the coding sequence ATGGCGATTCCGCCCGCAATCGTGGCCGGAGCCCGCGCCGGTTGGCACTGGCAGTGGAAGCGACTGATGCAAGGCCTGGCCCCGGCTGATGCCGCTGGCCACTACCGAAGACCAGCCAGCGATCGCAGCGTGGTGGCTGCTCCCGATCCAGCCGACCTGGCCGGGCGCAGCGGGGCCACCCTGCCCAGGTTGATCGTGGGACGCAGTTGCCCCTGGGCCCATCGCACCTGGCTGGTGCATCGCCTGCGTCGCCTTGACAGCACCCTCACCTTGCTGATGGCCCGGGCCGACCATCGCAAAGGGCTTTGGCGCCTGGATCCAGCCTGGCTGCACTGCGACACCCTGTTGCAGCTCTATCAACACTGCGGTTGCCCTCCCAGCCATCGAGCCACCGTGCCCGCCCTCGTGGATCCGGGCCGCAACGACAAGCATCCGGCCCGGCTGCTGGGCAATGACAGCGCGGGCCTCTGTCTGGCCCTGAACCGCTGGCCAGCCCCGCAGGATGCTCCCGACCTGGCACCAGAACCGCAGCGTGCTGCGATTGAGCGCTGGCAGACGCTCTTGCAACCTCGGGTGAATGACGGCGTCTACCGCTGCGGATTCGCGCGCACCCAGGCGGCCTATGACCAGGCCAGCGCCGCTCTGTTTGAAGCCCTGCAGGAGGTGGAGCAGGCCCTGAGTGGCGCTGGTCCCTGGCTCTGCGGTGATCAACTCACCCTGGCGGATGTGCGCCTTTTCCCTACCCTGATCCGCTGGGAGGCGGTCTATGCCCCCCTGTTCGGCTGCAGCGCCCAACCCCTCTGGACCCTGCCGGCACTCTGGCGCTGGCGACAGCGCTTCTATGCCCTGCCAGGGGTGGCCGACACCTGCGATGCCAGCATCTGGCGGCAGGATTACTTCGGCGCCCTGTTTCCCCTGCATCCGAGCGGCATCGTTCCCGCGGGATTCGAACTGAGCAAACTGGTGAAGGCCGTTCCGCCTGAATGA
- a CDS encoding endonuclease MutS2, which yields MLSGPDRRVDLWHDTLELLEWPRLCQHLAQFASTAAGQRRCLDEPLPSDLRESRERLARSIELAGLDGVVDGGLSFQGVHDLEPVLLRCCKGGTADGEALLAVADTLAAARRLRRQIDDPELRPRCTALLKDVATLPDLEQRLKFSLEEGGRVADRASAVLAGLRGQWQTVRQQRRDRLQEVIRRWASQLQDTVIAERHGRPVLAVKAGAVAQCPGMVHDSSASGSTVFVEPRQVVDLGNRLADLEGRIREEEQRVLAELSAAVAAEGEALTRLGAVLLVLDLSLTRARYGQWLGAVPPQLEADPEAPLVLHDLRHPLLVWQERRAGGGAVVPISVEVSSHLRVVAITGPNTGGKTVTLKSIGLAALMARAGLWLPCSGRPSLPWCAQVLADIGDEQSLQQSLSTFSGHVKRIGRILEALHSGAAPALVLLDEVGAGTDPSEGTALATALLRSLADRARLTIATTHFGELKALKYSDPRFENASVAFDSDTLSPTYRLLWGIPGRSNALAIATRLGLDADVIAQAQELLAPRAEGDVNAVIRGLEDQRQRQQAAAEDAAALLARTELLHEELLARWERQRQESSQRQEQGRQRLETSIRDGQKEVRRLIRRLRDGKADGETARQAGQRLRRLEADHKPRPERREHRDWRPEVGERIRLLSLGKAAEVLAISDDGCQLSVRCGVLRSTVDLAAVESLDGRRPAPPPPVVKVKARAGGGGAQVRTSRNTVDVRGMRVHEAESAVEEVLRSASGPVWVIHGVGSGRLKRGLRAWLGTVPYVEKVCDAEQGDGGAGCSVVWPR from the coding sequence GTTGAGCGGGCCTGATCGCCGCGTTGATCTGTGGCACGACACCCTGGAGCTGCTCGAGTGGCCCCGCCTCTGTCAGCACCTCGCCCAGTTCGCCAGCACGGCAGCCGGGCAACGGCGATGCCTGGATGAGCCGCTGCCATCCGACCTGCGCGAGAGCCGGGAGCGCCTGGCGCGCAGCATCGAGTTGGCTGGTCTGGATGGGGTGGTGGACGGGGGCCTCAGTTTTCAGGGGGTGCATGATCTCGAGCCGGTGCTGCTGCGTTGTTGCAAGGGGGGCACCGCGGATGGTGAGGCGCTCCTGGCGGTCGCCGACACCCTGGCGGCGGCTCGGCGCCTGCGGCGTCAGATCGATGACCCGGAGCTGCGTCCCCGCTGCACGGCGCTGCTGAAGGATGTGGCCACCCTTCCCGATCTCGAGCAGCGCCTGAAGTTTTCCCTTGAAGAGGGGGGGCGGGTGGCCGATCGCGCCAGTGCGGTGTTGGCGGGTCTGCGGGGCCAGTGGCAGACCGTGCGCCAGCAGCGTCGCGATCGGCTGCAGGAGGTGATCCGTCGCTGGGCATCCCAGCTCCAGGACACGGTGATCGCCGAGCGGCATGGTCGGCCGGTCCTGGCGGTGAAGGCGGGGGCTGTGGCCCAATGCCCCGGCATGGTGCATGACAGCTCCGCTTCCGGCAGCACGGTGTTTGTGGAACCCCGTCAGGTGGTGGATCTCGGCAATCGCCTCGCCGACCTGGAGGGACGGATTCGGGAGGAGGAGCAGAGGGTGCTCGCCGAGCTCAGCGCCGCTGTCGCGGCGGAGGGGGAGGCGCTGACCCGCCTCGGTGCGGTGTTGCTGGTGTTGGACCTGAGCCTGACGCGGGCTCGCTATGGCCAGTGGCTCGGCGCCGTGCCGCCGCAGCTGGAGGCCGACCCGGAGGCGCCCCTGGTGCTCCACGACCTGCGCCATCCCCTGCTGGTGTGGCAGGAGCGCCGCGCAGGCGGTGGTGCCGTGGTGCCGATCAGCGTGGAGGTGTCGAGCCACCTGCGGGTGGTGGCGATCACAGGCCCCAACACCGGCGGCAAGACCGTCACCCTGAAGAGCATTGGCCTGGCGGCTCTGATGGCCCGAGCCGGTCTGTGGCTGCCCTGTTCCGGCCGCCCCTCGTTGCCTTGGTGTGCCCAGGTGCTGGCCGACATCGGTGATGAGCAGTCGCTGCAGCAGAGCCTGTCCACGTTCAGTGGCCATGTGAAGCGGATCGGGCGGATCCTCGAGGCGCTCCACAGCGGAGCGGCACCGGCGCTTGTGCTGCTCGATGAGGTGGGGGCCGGCACCGATCCCAGCGAAGGCACCGCCTTGGCGACTGCGCTGCTGCGCAGCCTCGCCGATCGGGCCCGTCTCACGATCGCCACCACCCACTTCGGGGAACTGAAGGCACTCAAATACAGCGATCCCCGCTTCGAGAACGCTTCGGTCGCCTTCGACAGCGACACCCTCTCACCCACATATCGCCTCCTCTGGGGCATTCCCGGTCGCAGCAATGCCCTGGCGATCGCCACGCGCCTGGGTCTGGATGCTGACGTGATCGCGCAGGCGCAGGAGCTTCTGGCCCCTCGTGCCGAGGGGGATGTGAATGCTGTGATCCGCGGGCTGGAGGATCAGCGTCAGCGCCAGCAGGCGGCGGCGGAGGACGCGGCAGCCCTGTTGGCCCGCACGGAATTGCTGCATGAAGAACTGCTGGCGCGCTGGGAACGGCAGCGGCAGGAGTCTTCTCAGCGCCAGGAGCAGGGCCGCCAGCGCCTGGAGACCTCGATTCGTGATGGTCAGAAGGAGGTGCGGCGGTTGATCCGGCGGCTGCGCGACGGCAAGGCGGATGGTGAAACAGCGCGGCAGGCGGGTCAACGCCTGCGGCGTCTGGAGGCCGACCACAAACCCCGCCCGGAACGGCGTGAGCATCGCGATTGGCGCCCTGAGGTGGGGGAGCGGATCCGCTTGCTGTCCCTGGGCAAAGCGGCCGAAGTGCTCGCCATTTCCGACGATGGTTGTCAGCTCAGCGTCCGCTGCGGGGTGCTGCGCAGCACAGTGGATCTGGCGGCGGTGGAAAGCCTGGATGGCCGTCGCCCCGCGCCGCCACCGCCTGTGGTGAAGGTCAAGGCCCGTGCCGGGGGGGGTGGCGCCCAGGTGCGCACCTCCCGCAACACCGTCGATGTGCGCGGCATGCGCGTGCATGAAGCCGAGTCGGCGGTGGAGGAGGTGCTGCGCAGTGCCTCTGGGCCGGTCTGGGTGATCCATGGCGTCGGCAGTGGCCGCCTCAAACGGGGCCTGCGTGCCTGGCTGGGCACCGTGCCCTATGTGGAGAAGGTGTGTGATGCCGAGCAGGGAGACGGCGGTGCCGGTTGCAGTGTGGTCTGGCCTCGCTGA
- a CDS encoding ABC transporter ATP-binding protein encodes MAGVRFEALSKTYPARAGGEPVPVIRSLDLAIDDGEFLVLVGPSGCGKSTLLRLLAGLDTPSAGEILVGDRPVSLLRPAQRDVAMVFQSYALYPHLSVRDNIGFGLRRSHPRTFWQQLRDQGHRSTRHLPSPLRLSSPREHRIEARTRDVARALELEPLLNRRPKELSGGQKQRVALGRAMARQPAVFLMDEPLSNLDAKLRASTRTQIVDLQRQLGTTTLYVTHDQVEAMTMGHRIAVLNQGRLQQLGTPMELYRWPSNLFVAQFIGSPPMNVLPIRVASGNTLLLGERRLSLEGPLSAALPALEGQQLSAGLRPEQLRLAPATNRNLPAEVSHSEVLGNEQLLTCRLLDGQHLVQVRADPDLTVRSGSRVHLEPDPNGWRLFDQHGEAIPVPDTAPPAPREPTLPEL; translated from the coding sequence GTGGCCGGGGTTCGCTTCGAGGCGCTCAGCAAGACCTACCCGGCGCGCGCCGGCGGAGAGCCGGTTCCGGTGATCCGCAGCCTCGATCTGGCGATCGATGACGGTGAATTTCTGGTGCTCGTGGGCCCGTCTGGCTGTGGCAAAAGCACCCTGCTCAGGCTGCTGGCCGGACTCGACACGCCCAGCGCCGGCGAAATCCTTGTCGGAGACAGACCGGTGAGCCTGCTCAGACCGGCGCAGCGCGATGTGGCCATGGTGTTTCAGAGTTACGCGCTGTACCCCCATCTCAGCGTGCGCGACAACATCGGCTTCGGCCTGCGACGCAGCCACCCCCGCACGTTCTGGCAACAGCTGCGGGATCAGGGGCATCGCAGCACCCGTCACCTGCCCAGCCCGCTGCGGCTGTCGTCCCCACGCGAACACCGCATCGAGGCACGCACCAGGGACGTGGCCCGAGCCCTGGAGCTGGAGCCTCTGCTCAATCGCCGCCCCAAGGAACTCTCCGGCGGGCAGAAACAACGGGTGGCGCTCGGACGGGCGATGGCGCGCCAACCGGCCGTGTTTCTGATGGATGAGCCCCTCAGCAACCTCGATGCCAAGCTGCGCGCCAGCACCCGCACCCAGATCGTGGATCTGCAGCGGCAACTGGGCACCACCACGCTGTACGTCACCCACGATCAGGTGGAAGCGATGACGATGGGCCACCGGATTGCGGTGCTCAACCAGGGGCGCCTGCAGCAGCTGGGCACCCCGATGGAGCTCTACCGCTGGCCATCCAACCTGTTCGTGGCCCAGTTCATCGGCAGCCCGCCCATGAACGTGCTGCCGATCCGCGTGGCTTCAGGCAACACTTTGCTCCTGGGAGAACGTCGCCTCAGCCTCGAAGGCCCCCTCAGTGCCGCCCTGCCCGCTCTGGAGGGGCAGCAGCTCTCCGCTGGTCTTCGTCCTGAGCAGCTGCGCCTGGCCCCGGCCACCAACCGCAATCTGCCAGCGGAAGTGAGCCACAGCGAAGTGCTGGGCAACGAACAACTGCTCACCTGCCGCCTGCTCGATGGCCAGCATCTCGTGCAGGTGCGGGCCGATCCGGATCTGACGGTGCGCAGCGGCAGCCGGGTCCACCTCGAACCCGATCCAAACGGCTGGCGCCTTTTCGATCAGCACGGTGAAGCGATCCCGGTGCCTGACACCGCCCCACCAGCCCCCCGTGAACCCACCCTGCCGGAGCTGTAG
- a CDS encoding ABC-F family ATP-binding cassette domain-containing protein, whose amino-acid sequence MSLISLVGAAKDFGIRTLFADLTLHIGDRDRLGLIGPNGAGKSTLLKVLAGVEPLGSGERRCSPRLRIELVGQESAVQPGLTVLEQVLAGCGEKRDLLLRFNALSEAVAANPNDGTLLSALGQLSERMDEAEAWGLEQQCQEVLQRLGISDLQRPVEALSGGYRKRVSLASALVACPDVLLLDEPTNHLDAAAVEWLQSWLDRYPGAVVLVTHDRYVLDRVTNRMVEVERGEARSYAGNYSTYLQRKAEQDAADAASAASFKSVLRRELAWLRQGPKARSTKQKARLQRIEAMREAPTRQARKQLEMTSVSRRIGKIAIEAEQIRVTADGTPDGTVLLEDFTYSFSPEDRIGIIGPNGSGKSTLLDLIAGRRQPSSGQLRLGDTVHLGYLDQHTEALSSGKGLERKVIDFVEEAASRIDLGSEQLSASQLLERFLFPPAQQHSPLSKLSGGERRRLTLCRLLIQAPNVLLLDEPTNDLDVQTLSVLEDLLDDFRGCVVVVSHDRYFLDRTVDRLFCFEQGRLERFDGNYSAFMDQRREQERLASQERPTPSRRPEAQGSSAKPDQGPRRRSFKESRELEALDRELPELEQRKAALESALSTAGSDDLTRLSEELAAVHQQLEQTEERWLELSELAP is encoded by the coding sequence GTGAGTCTGATCAGCCTGGTGGGGGCGGCGAAGGATTTCGGCATCCGCACGCTCTTTGCCGATCTCACCCTGCACATTGGCGACCGGGACAGGCTGGGGCTGATCGGCCCGAACGGCGCTGGAAAGTCCACCCTGCTCAAGGTGCTGGCGGGGGTGGAGCCCCTGGGGTCCGGGGAACGCCGCTGCTCGCCGCGCCTGCGGATCGAACTGGTGGGGCAGGAGAGTGCGGTGCAACCGGGGCTGACCGTGCTCGAGCAGGTGCTCGCCGGCTGCGGTGAAAAGCGTGATCTGCTGCTGCGCTTCAACGCCCTCAGTGAAGCGGTGGCGGCCAACCCCAACGACGGAACCCTGTTGTCGGCATTGGGGCAGCTGAGTGAGCGCATGGATGAGGCGGAGGCCTGGGGCCTGGAGCAGCAATGCCAGGAAGTGCTGCAGCGCCTGGGGATCAGCGATCTGCAACGGCCGGTGGAAGCCCTCTCGGGTGGGTATCGCAAACGGGTCAGTCTGGCGTCAGCCCTGGTGGCCTGCCCAGACGTGCTGCTGCTGGATGAACCCACCAACCACCTCGATGCGGCTGCCGTGGAATGGCTGCAGTCGTGGCTTGATCGCTATCCGGGCGCCGTGGTGCTGGTGACCCACGACCGCTATGTGCTCGATCGGGTCACCAACCGGATGGTGGAAGTGGAGCGGGGTGAGGCCCGTAGCTATGCCGGCAACTACAGCACCTATCTGCAACGCAAAGCGGAGCAGGACGCGGCCGATGCGGCCTCTGCAGCCAGCTTCAAAAGCGTGCTGCGCCGCGAGCTGGCCTGGTTGCGCCAGGGCCCGAAGGCGCGAAGCACCAAACAGAAAGCGCGGTTGCAGCGGATCGAAGCGATGCGGGAAGCGCCGACCCGCCAGGCCCGCAAGCAGCTGGAGATGACGAGTGTGAGCCGGCGCATCGGCAAAATCGCCATCGAAGCGGAGCAGATTCGCGTCACCGCCGATGGCACACCGGATGGCACCGTGCTGCTGGAGGACTTCACCTACAGCTTCAGCCCGGAGGATCGGATCGGCATCATCGGTCCGAATGGCAGCGGCAAATCGACCCTGCTCGATCTGATCGCCGGACGACGACAACCCAGCTCCGGCCAGTTACGCCTGGGCGACACCGTCCACCTCGGCTATCTCGATCAGCACACCGAGGCCCTCAGCAGCGGCAAGGGTCTGGAACGCAAGGTGATCGACTTCGTGGAGGAAGCGGCCAGCCGCATCGATCTCGGCAGCGAGCAGCTCAGCGCGTCCCAGCTGCTCGAGCGTTTTCTGTTTCCACCCGCCCAGCAGCACAGCCCCCTCAGCAAACTCTCGGGAGGGGAGCGGCGGCGGCTGACCCTCTGCCGCTTGCTGATCCAGGCACCGAATGTGCTGTTGCTCGACGAGCCCACCAATGACCTCGACGTGCAGACCCTGAGCGTGCTCGAGGATCTGCTGGACGATTTCCGCGGCTGTGTGGTGGTGGTCTCCCACGACCGCTATTTCCTCGACCGCACGGTCGATCGCCTGTTCTGCTTCGAGCAGGGTCGCCTGGAGCGCTTTGACGGAAATTACAGCGCCTTTATGGACCAGCGGCGGGAGCAGGAACGGCTCGCCAGTCAGGAGCGACCCACCCCCAGCCGCCGCCCCGAGGCGCAGGGATCCTCAGCGAAGCCAGACCAGGGGCCACGGCGGCGCAGTTTCAAGGAATCGCGCGAACTGGAAGCCCTCGACCGGGAGCTGCCTGAGCTGGAGCAACGCAAGGCCGCACTGGAATCAGCGCTCAGCACGGCAGGGAGCGACGACCTCACCCGTCTGAGCGAAGAACTCGCCGCCGTGCATCAGCAGCTGGAGCAGACCGAAGAACGCTGGCTGGAACTCAGCGAACTGGCTCCCTGA
- a CDS encoding CP12 domain-containing protein, whose amino-acid sequence MKSIDEHIQKDQSEIEAARAEGNEAKVRHLTEEIQSLEEYKEHHPGDNHDPTSLEVYCDANPDAPECRVYDD is encoded by the coding sequence ATGAAATCAATCGACGAGCACATCCAGAAGGATCAGTCGGAAATCGAGGCTGCCCGCGCTGAGGGCAATGAAGCCAAGGTCCGTCATCTCACCGAAGAAATTCAGTCGCTTGAGGAGTACAAAGAGCACCATCCCGGCGACAACCACGACCCCACGTCGTTGGAGGTATATTGCGACGCCAATCCGGATGCTCCTGAGTGCCGGGTGTATGACGACTGA
- the obgE gene encoding GTPase ObgE, translating to MQFIDQARITVRAGRGGDGIVAFRREKYVPAGGPSGGDGGHGGNVILEADANLQTLLDFKYKRLFPAADGRRGGPNRCTGASGMDLVIRVPCGTEVRHLTTGILLGDLTDPGEQLVVAFGGRGGLGNAHYLSNRNRAPEKCTEGRDGEEWPLQLELKLLAEVGIIGLPNAGKSTLISVLSAARPKIADYPFTTLVPNLGVVRRPTGDGTVFADIPGLIAGAAQGAGLGHDFLRHIERTRLLIHLVDGGSEDPVSDLRVVEKELAAYGHGLVERPRLLVLNKLELLDEAGRDEQVMRLEQASGRPVLLISAAMGQGLDRLLDRVWQELGV from the coding sequence GTGCAGTTCATCGATCAGGCGCGCATCACGGTTCGTGCGGGCCGCGGCGGCGATGGGATCGTGGCGTTCCGGCGCGAGAAATATGTGCCGGCCGGAGGACCCTCAGGGGGAGATGGTGGCCATGGCGGCAACGTGATTCTCGAGGCTGACGCCAACCTGCAGACCCTGCTCGACTTCAAATACAAGCGCCTCTTCCCTGCAGCGGATGGTCGCCGCGGCGGTCCGAATCGCTGCACGGGTGCCTCCGGCATGGATCTGGTGATCCGGGTGCCCTGCGGCACGGAGGTGCGCCACCTCACGACCGGCATCCTGCTCGGCGATCTCACGGACCCGGGTGAGCAGCTGGTGGTGGCTTTCGGTGGCCGTGGCGGCCTCGGCAATGCCCATTACCTGAGCAATCGCAACCGCGCTCCGGAGAAATGCACGGAGGGTCGCGATGGGGAGGAGTGGCCGCTGCAGCTCGAACTCAAGCTGTTGGCCGAGGTGGGGATCATCGGCTTGCCGAATGCCGGCAAGAGCACCCTCATCAGTGTGCTCTCGGCCGCCAGGCCCAAGATCGCTGATTACCCCTTCACCACCCTGGTGCCCAACCTCGGCGTCGTGCGCCGCCCCACCGGTGATGGCACCGTGTTTGCCGATATTCCAGGCCTGATCGCCGGGGCAGCCCAGGGGGCGGGGCTCGGGCATGATTTTCTGCGGCATATCGAGCGCACGCGATTGCTCATTCACCTGGTGGACGGTGGCTCAGAGGATCCCGTCAGCGATCTGCGGGTGGTGGAGAAGGAGCTTGCGGCCTACGGCCATGGCCTGGTGGAGCGGCCCCGACTGCTGGTGCTCAACAAACTGGAGTTGCTGGATGAGGCCGGTCGCGACGAGCAGGTGATGCGTTTGGAGCAGGCCAGCGGTCGGCCGGTGCTGCTTATCTCCGCAGCGATGGGCCAGGGGCTGGATCGTTTGCTGGATCGGGTCTGGCAGGAGCTCGGGGTCTGA